A genomic window from Glycine max cultivar Williams 82 chromosome 17, Glycine_max_v4.0, whole genome shotgun sequence includes:
- the LOC100797005 gene encoding LOW QUALITY PROTEIN: uncharacterized protein (The sequence of the model RefSeq protein was modified relative to this genomic sequence to represent the inferred CDS: inserted 1 base in 1 codon; substituted 1 base at 1 genomic stop codon): MVSSIYTFMCVLHSIIALTCGALMIFYSKEISVLGHRSETASKLQGTTPYDQLLIDTSDSFSGLLLFTIGFLLLMVAFVKDIDFQSFFAXGCXMLHISIAVWRFFFERKLGDLAHEWPRHAVGDIALAISWVFFLVYTWREKYD; encoded by the exons ATGGTTTCTTCTATATATACCTTTATGTGTGTTCTTCATTCCATAATAGCTCTTACTTGTGgagctttgatgatattctaCTCCAAAGAGATCTCTGTGCTTGGCCACAGATCCGAGACCGCAAGCAAGCTTCAAGGGACAACACCCTATGATCAGCTTCTGATTGACACCTCTGATTCCTTCTCTGGCTTGTTGTTGTTCACAATAGGATTCCTTCTCTTGATGGTTGCTTTTGTTAAGGACATAGACTTTCAGAGTTTCTTTGCCTAAGGGT GGATGCTTCACATTTCCATTGCAGTGTGGAGATTCTTCTTTGAGAGGAAGCTTGGGGATCTTGCACATGAATGGCCTAGGCATGCTGTTGGGGACatagcattggcaatttcatgGGTCTTTTTTCTTGTGTACACATGGAGAGAGAAATATgattag